A section of the Pseudomonas sp. Q1-7 genome encodes:
- a CDS encoding TIGR02444 family protein yields MPSDLWTFALRLYAEPGVEQACLRLQDQGADVCLLLTACWLGRRGMTVDAARLDTLKRVCEPWQTEVVEPLRALRRNWSAQARDDPALAGLREQIKALELEAERKLLARLEVTADGWDAGGLEQVEAWLLGCAPLRESLDRDALDQLRIAALAL; encoded by the coding sequence ATGCCTTCAGACCTGTGGACCTTTGCCCTGCGCCTCTATGCCGAACCCGGCGTCGAGCAGGCCTGCCTGCGCCTCCAGGACCAGGGCGCCGATGTGTGCCTGCTGCTCACTGCCTGCTGGCTGGGACGACGCGGCATGACCGTCGACGCAGCGCGCCTGGACACCCTGAAGCGCGTTTGCGAACCCTGGCAGACCGAGGTGGTGGAACCCTTGCGTGCGCTGCGCAGAAACTGGAGCGCGCAGGCCCGGGATGATCCAGCGCTGGCAGGGCTGCGGGAGCAGATCAAGGCGCTGGAACTGGAAGCGGAACGCAAGCTGCTGGCGCGACTGGAAGTCACTGCCGACGGCTGGGATGCAGGAGGGCTGGAACAGGTCGAGGCATGGCTGCTGGGCTGTGCCCCGCTGCGGGAGAGCCTGGACCGCGATGCGCTGGATCAACTGCGCATCGCGGCCCTGGCACTTTAG
- a CDS encoding AlgP family protein: MSAKKKPVSTPLHLLQQLSHSLLEHLEKACAQAAVDAEKLLTKLEKQRGKAQEKLHAARTKLQDAAKAGKAKAQAKAKSSIDDLEALLDTLKDRQAETRTYIAQLKRDSQESLKLAQGVGKVREAASKALSIREAKPAAAAKPAAKPVARTAAKPAARTAAAKPAAKPTAKPAAKVAAKPVAKPAAKPAAKPTAKPAVKAAAKPVAKPTVKAAAKPVAKPAVKAAAKPVAKPAVKTAAKPAAKTAAAKPAAKPAAKPAAAKPAAKTAAAKPAAKPAAKPAAKPAAKPATAAAAKPAAKPAAKKPAAKPAVKRAVPAKPAAKPATAKPAAPAPAAKPAVTAPTAPAVPAATPVASVAPASSNGAAPTSPSN; this comes from the coding sequence ATGTCGGCCAAGAAGAAGCCCGTAAGCACCCCGCTGCACCTGCTGCAACAGCTGTCCCACAGCCTGCTCGAACACCTCGAAAAAGCCTGCGCTCAAGCCGCGGTCGACGCTGAAAAACTACTGACCAAGCTGGAGAAGCAACGCGGCAAGGCCCAGGAAAAGCTCCACGCCGCCCGCACCAAGCTGCAAGACGCAGCCAAGGCCGGCAAGGCCAAGGCGCAGGCCAAGGCCAAGTCCAGCATCGACGACCTCGAAGCCCTGCTGGATACCCTGAAAGATCGCCAGGCCGAAACCCGCACCTATATCGCCCAGCTCAAGCGTGATTCCCAGGAGAGCCTGAAGCTCGCCCAGGGTGTCGGCAAAGTACGTGAAGCCGCCAGCAAGGCGCTCAGCATCCGCGAGGCCAAACCCGCCGCAGCCGCTAAGCCGGCGGCTAAACCGGTCGCCAGGACCGCCGCGAAGCCGGCAGCAAGAACCGCTGCCGCCAAGCCCGCTGCGAAGCCGACCGCCAAGCCTGCCGCGAAAGTTGCTGCGAAACCGGTTGCCAAACCCGCGGCTAAGCCGGCTGCCAAGCCTACCGCCAAACCGGCCGTGAAAGCTGCCGCGAAGCCTGTTGCGAAACCGACCGTGAAAGCTGCCGCGAAGCCTGTTGCGAAACCGGCCGTGAAGGCTGCCGCGAAGCCTGTTGCGAAACCGGCCGTGAAGACTGCCGCCAAACCCGCCGCGAAAACTGCAGCGGCCAAGCCGGCCGCCAAACCCGCTGCTAAGCCTGCTGCCGCCAAGCCTGCCGCGAAGACCGCTGCTGCCAAACCCGCTGCGAAGCCCGCTGCCAAGCCGGCTGCGAAACCTGCCGCCAAGCCTGCTACGGCCGCCGCTGCGAAGCCCGCCGCCAAGCCCGCCGCGAAGAAACCCGCCGCCAAACCGGCAGTGAAGAGAGCCGTTCCGGCCAAGCCGGCCGCGAAGCCTGCCACTGCGAAACCGGCTGCTCCGGCACCCGCCGCCAAGCCGGCCGTAACCGCGCCGACCGCCCCGGCTGTTCCGGCAGCCACTCCGGTGGCCAGCGTCGCGCCTGCCAGCAGCAACGGCGCCGCGCCGACTTCGCCGTCGAACTAA
- the rsd gene encoding sigma D regulator translates to MLESCQNAQERWGGVHQLIDRWLQERHELVRVYSSLSNKPQAPSANAEGLQRFCEVLLDYVSAGHFEVYEQLLNEAKAFGDQRGLDLAKQIYPRIEAITEVALAFNDRCDNGDCRDICLTTELKNLGQLLHERFELEDCLIEVLHNAHQGQASQPA, encoded by the coding sequence ATGCTCGAAAGTTGCCAGAACGCTCAGGAACGTTGGGGTGGCGTGCACCAGCTGATCGACCGCTGGTTGCAGGAGCGCCATGAGCTGGTTCGCGTGTACAGCTCGCTGAGCAACAAGCCCCAGGCACCCAGCGCCAATGCAGAAGGGCTGCAAAGGTTTTGTGAGGTTCTGCTGGACTACGTTTCCGCAGGACACTTCGAGGTCTACGAGCAACTGCTCAACGAGGCGAAAGCTTTCGGCGATCAACGTGGTCTCGACCTCGCCAAGCAAATCTATCCGCGCATCGAAGCCATCACCGAGGTCGCCCTGGCCTTCAACGACCGTTGCGACAATGGCGATTGCCGTGACATCTGCCTGACCACCGAACTGAAGAATCTCGGGCAGTTGCTCCACGAACGCTTCGAGCTGGAAGACTGCCTGATCGAAGTGCTGCACAACGCCCACCAGGGCCAGGCTTCGCAACCAGCCTGA
- a CDS encoding disulfide bond formation protein B, with protein MSLASPRSLFLFAFLGCVAVMGGALYLEHILGLEPCPLCIVQRVFIVAFGIICLIAALHGPERTGRRVYAVLALLFSGAGGAAAGRQIWLQSVPADQLPACLPSFDYMIEAWPFLDILKTMLHGTADCAAVTWTLFGMSIPEWSLLAFAGCIAFSLFQLLRRA; from the coding sequence ATGTCCCTGGCAAGCCCGCGTTCGCTGTTTCTGTTCGCCTTCCTCGGTTGCGTCGCCGTCATGGGCGGCGCGTTGTATCTCGAGCACATCCTGGGTCTCGAACCTTGCCCGCTGTGCATCGTCCAGCGGGTGTTCATCGTCGCCTTCGGCATCATCTGCCTGATCGCCGCGCTGCATGGCCCCGAGCGTACCGGCCGTCGTGTCTACGCGGTGCTGGCACTGCTGTTCTCCGGCGCCGGCGGTGCTGCCGCCGGCCGCCAGATCTGGCTGCAGAGCGTGCCGGCCGATCAGTTGCCCGCCTGCCTGCCGAGCTTCGACTACATGATCGAGGCGTGGCCGTTCCTGGATATCCTCAAGACCATGCTCCACGGCACCGCCGATTGCGCGGCAGTGACCTGGACACTGTTCGGCATGAGCATCCCGGAGTGGAGCCTGCTGGCCTTCGCCGGTTGTATCGCGTTCTCCCTCTTCCAACTGCTGCGCCGCGCCTGA
- a CDS encoding PQQ-dependent sugar dehydrogenase, whose product MHRLLMLTLLLLPGLADATLPLERISLPEGFRITLVSDRVPNAREMAWGERGTLFVGSNSAGKVYALDPTSGKVRTIASGLQLPVGVAYKGGDLYVSAVSRILRLRDIESHLDSPPEPEVVYDKLPTETHHGWKFIAFGPDGKLYVPIGAPCNVCDEDPDLYAAIHRMNADGSGLELVARGVRNTVGFDWHPQTGELWFSDNGRDLMGDDVPDCELNRLERAGQHFGFPYCHAGDVADPRYSGRPCSDFIAPVAKLGPHVAPLGLRFYSGRQFPADYRNNLFIAEHGSWNRSEKIGYRIKRVELNEDGSLKRQSVFAEGWLRDGTVWGRPADVLVTPDGALLVSDDRAGAIYRIDYVGDGPTSQP is encoded by the coding sequence ATGCATCGGCTGCTCATGCTTACCCTGCTCCTCCTTCCCGGACTGGCCGATGCCACGTTGCCCCTGGAGCGCATCAGCCTGCCCGAGGGCTTTCGCATCACGCTGGTGAGCGACCGCGTGCCCAACGCCCGGGAAATGGCCTGGGGTGAACGCGGCACCCTGTTCGTCGGCAGCAACTCGGCGGGAAAGGTGTATGCGCTGGACCCCACCAGCGGCAAGGTCCGCACCATCGCCAGCGGCCTACAGCTGCCTGTTGGCGTCGCCTACAAGGGAGGTGACCTTTATGTCTCGGCGGTCAGCCGAATCCTGCGCCTGCGCGACATAGAGTCTCACCTCGATTCCCCACCCGAGCCCGAGGTGGTTTATGACAAGCTGCCGACCGAGACCCACCACGGCTGGAAATTCATCGCCTTCGGTCCCGACGGCAAGCTCTACGTTCCCATTGGCGCCCCCTGCAATGTCTGCGACGAGGACCCTGACCTCTATGCCGCCATCCACCGCATGAACGCCGATGGCAGCGGCCTGGAACTGGTGGCGCGCGGTGTGCGCAACACCGTCGGCTTCGACTGGCATCCGCAGACTGGCGAACTCTGGTTCAGCGACAACGGCCGCGACCTGATGGGCGACGATGTACCGGACTGCGAGCTCAACCGCCTGGAGCGGGCCGGCCAGCATTTCGGCTTCCCCTACTGTCACGCGGGCGACGTGGCCGACCCCCGGTATTCCGGGCGCCCCTGCAGCGACTTCATCGCACCGGTGGCCAAGCTGGGCCCCCACGTGGCGCCCCTGGGCCTGCGCTTCTATAGCGGCCGGCAGTTCCCGGCGGATTACCGGAACAACCTGTTCATTGCCGAGCACGGTTCCTGGAACCGCAGCGAGAAGATCGGCTACCGCATCAAGCGCGTCGAGTTGAACGAAGACGGCAGCCTGAAACGCCAGAGCGTGTTCGCCGAGGGCTGGCTGCGGGATGGCACGGTCTGGGGACGCCCGGCAGACGTACTGGTGACACCGGACGGCGCCCTGCTGGTCAGCGACGACCGCGCCGGGGCCATCTACCGCATCGACTACGTGGGGGATGGTCCAACCAGCCAGCCATGA
- a CDS encoding heme biosynthesis HemY N-terminal domain-containing protein has translation MKRLLKVLLILLVIGAAATLIGMAVAQHKGYVLVAYKGFRYESTLWATLALLAVLWLLFVVLRYLLRLAVVSGGVVNPWSRRNARRRARLASEQGLLDLAEGRWARALRHLKRAAEADPQPLIYYLGAARAAQKIGQTDEAEQLLERALERQPQAELAIALAHAELQLDRGDATAALDTLKAVHERHPRHHQVLRQLLHLHEVRGDWSSLVGLLPTLRKEKALSDSQLVELELRVWSARLHQAGEEGLNQGETALQPLTRAWQQLSSAQRNEPRLVLAFAEQLRRLGAEEEAEEAVRGAIKRGHDDALVRLYGLLRGRDPARQLQTAEGWLKEHPSDATLLLTLGRLCLRNRLWGKAREYFDSSLSFRRDPETCAELARLLAQLGEVERSNQLFQEGLGLLDQRLPALPLPTERIA, from the coding sequence ATGAAGCGCCTGCTCAAGGTACTGCTGATTCTCCTGGTGATCGGCGCGGCCGCCACCCTGATCGGCATGGCTGTGGCCCAGCACAAGGGCTATGTGCTGGTGGCCTACAAGGGCTTCCGCTACGAGTCCACGCTCTGGGCGACCCTGGCCCTGCTGGCGGTGCTCTGGCTGTTGTTCGTCGTGCTGCGCTACCTGTTGCGGCTGGCGGTGGTTTCCGGTGGCGTGGTCAATCCCTGGTCGCGGCGCAATGCTCGGCGCCGGGCGCGACTGGCGTCCGAGCAGGGCCTGCTGGACCTCGCCGAAGGTCGCTGGGCCCGTGCCCTGCGCCATCTGAAGCGTGCCGCCGAGGCGGACCCACAGCCACTGATCTACTACCTCGGTGCAGCCCGCGCCGCGCAGAAGATCGGCCAGACCGACGAAGCCGAGCAGCTGCTGGAGCGGGCCCTGGAACGCCAGCCGCAGGCCGAGCTGGCCATCGCGCTGGCCCACGCCGAACTCCAACTGGACCGTGGCGATGCGACGGCCGCGCTCGACACCCTCAAGGCCGTGCATGAGCGTCATCCGCGCCATCACCAGGTACTGCGCCAACTGCTGCACCTGCATGAAGTGCGTGGTGACTGGTCCTCCCTGGTCGGGCTGCTACCCACTCTGCGCAAGGAAAAGGCGCTGTCGGATAGCCAACTGGTGGAGCTGGAGTTGCGCGTCTGGAGCGCCCGCCTGCACCAGGCTGGCGAAGAAGGCCTGAACCAGGGCGAAACCGCACTGCAGCCCCTGACCCGTGCCTGGCAGCAACTTTCCTCCGCCCAGCGCAACGAACCGCGTCTGGTGTTGGCGTTCGCCGAACAACTGCGCCGCCTGGGCGCCGAGGAAGAAGCCGAGGAGGCTGTGCGCGGTGCCATCAAGCGCGGCCATGACGATGCCCTGGTGCGCCTCTATGGCCTGCTGCGTGGCCGCGACCCGGCCCGCCAGTTGCAAACGGCCGAAGGGTGGCTCAAGGAGCATCCCAGCGATGCCACATTGCTGCTCACCCTGGGCCGCCTGTGCCTGCGCAATCGCCTCTGGGGCAAGGCGCGCGAGTACTTCGACAGCAGCCTGAGCTTCCGTCGCGACCCCGAAACCTGCGCCGAGCTGGCCCGCCTGCTGGCGCAGTTGGGCGAAGTGGAGCGCAGCAACCAGTTGTTCCAGGAAGGCCTCGGCCTGCTCGACCAGCGCCTGCCGGCCTTGCCGCTGCCGACGGAGAGAATCGCCTGA
- a CDS encoding uroporphyrinogen-III C-methyltransferase produces MSEAESPKPEQHTLAAEPAAPARAPSASRGNGLALFALLLGAAGIAVGGWGLWQVRSLEARDQQQLSMVEEARGQTRALAQREQQLTERLEALPTAAELDERRRLLTDLQGDQQQLRQRLETILGASRKDWRLAEAEHLLRLASLRLSALQDIHSATALVQAADDILREQNDPSAYAAREQLAKSLAALRGTAQPDRTGLFLQLGALRDQSAQLDPLVPAFEDKGGVLLDLAADGDGGNAWAEWLERLSHYFRIQLNADQDIKPLLAGQQLSRVRLALSLALEQAQWGALHGQTQVYQQSLRQAREILDSHFNGENPDSRALLARLDELAGQPVEVQTPDLASALSALQAYLQRTPGAAAAAAEEPGTADPAEEAGQ; encoded by the coding sequence GTGAGCGAAGCAGAATCCCCCAAACCAGAGCAACACACCCTAGCCGCCGAACCCGCCGCTCCGGCGCGCGCCCCGTCTGCGTCGCGGGGCAATGGCCTGGCCCTGTTCGCCCTGTTGCTGGGTGCCGCCGGCATCGCCGTGGGGGGCTGGGGCCTCTGGCAGGTGCGCAGCCTGGAGGCCCGTGATCAGCAGCAGCTCAGCATGGTCGAAGAGGCCCGTGGCCAAACCCGTGCCCTGGCCCAGCGCGAGCAGCAGCTCACCGAACGCCTGGAGGCGCTGCCCACGGCCGCCGAGCTGGATGAGCGCCGCCGTCTGCTGACGGACCTGCAGGGTGATCAACAGCAACTGCGCCAGCGCCTGGAAACCATCCTCGGTGCCAGCCGCAAGGATTGGCGCCTGGCCGAAGCCGAACACCTGCTGCGCCTGGCCTCCCTGCGTCTCTCCGCGCTGCAGGACATCCACAGCGCCACCGCGCTGGTGCAGGCCGCCGATGACATCCTTCGGGAACAGAACGACCCCAGCGCCTATGCCGCCCGTGAACAGTTGGCCAAGAGCCTGGCGGCCCTGCGCGGCACTGCCCAGCCGGACCGCACCGGCCTGTTCCTGCAGCTTGGCGCGTTGCGCGATCAGTCGGCCCAGCTGGATCCGCTGGTCCCGGCCTTCGAAGACAAGGGCGGCGTGCTGCTCGACCTGGCCGCCGATGGCGACGGCGGCAACGCCTGGGCTGAGTGGCTGGAAAGACTCTCGCACTACTTCCGTATCCAGCTGAATGCCGATCAGGACATCAAGCCGCTCCTGGCCGGGCAGCAGCTGTCCCGCGTCCGCCTGGCCCTCTCGCTGGCCCTGGAGCAGGCCCAGTGGGGCGCGCTGCACGGCCAGACCCAGGTCTACCAGCAGTCGCTACGCCAGGCCCGTGAGATCCTGGACAGCCACTTCAATGGCGAGAACCCGGACAGCCGTGCCCTGCTGGCGCGACTCGACGAGCTCGCCGGCCAGCCGGTGGAAGTCCAGACACCTGACCTCGCCTCTGCCCTGAGCGCCCTGCAGGCCTACCTGCAACGCACTCCGGGAGCGGCGGCCGCCGCAGCCGAGGAGCCTGGCACCGCTGATCCGGCCGAGGAGGCCGGCCAATGA
- a CDS encoding uroporphyrinogen-III synthase yields MGWRLLLTRPSEECEALAATLAEQQVFSSSLPLLAIEPLEETPEQRGVILDLDRYCAVVVVSKPAARLGLELLDRYWPQPPAGQRWFSVGAATGAVLDAYGLHAAWPGNGDDSEALLALSAFSDALAVPDPKVLIMRGEGGREFLAERLRGQGVAVDYLELYRRCLPEYPVGTLLQRVESEHLNGLVISSGQGLENLQRLAGDAWSELAGLTLFVPSPRVAEQAALAGAKNVVDCRGASAAALLAALRQYPAPAP; encoded by the coding sequence ATGGGCTGGCGGTTGCTGCTGACACGCCCCAGCGAGGAGTGCGAGGCCCTGGCCGCGACCCTGGCCGAACAGCAGGTCTTCAGCAGCAGCCTGCCGCTGCTGGCCATCGAACCTCTGGAGGAAACGCCTGAGCAACGCGGCGTCATCCTTGACCTCGACCGCTACTGTGCCGTGGTGGTGGTCAGCAAGCCGGCGGCGCGTCTCGGTCTCGAGTTGCTCGATCGCTACTGGCCGCAGCCGCCGGCGGGGCAGCGCTGGTTCAGCGTTGGCGCCGCCACCGGGGCAGTGCTCGACGCCTACGGCTTGCACGCGGCCTGGCCGGGCAACGGGGATGACAGTGAGGCTCTACTGGCTTTGTCAGCCTTTTCCGATGCGTTGGCGGTTCCCGATCCAAAGGTCCTTATCATGCGCGGTGAGGGTGGCCGAGAATTCCTGGCTGAGCGCTTGCGCGGCCAAGGTGTCGCGGTCGACTATCTGGAACTCTACCGGCGTTGCCTGCCGGAGTATCCGGTGGGCACCCTGTTGCAGCGCGTCGAGTCGGAACACCTGAACGGCCTGGTGATCAGCAGCGGCCAGGGCCTGGAAAACCTCCAGCGCCTGGCTGGCGATGCCTGGTCCGAACTGGCCGGTCTGACCCTGTTCGTACCCAGCCCTCGGGTGGCCGAGCAGGCCGCCCTGGCGGGCGCGAAGAATGTTGTGGATTGCCGTGGCGCCAGCGCCGCGGCCTTGCTGGCGGCGCTCAGGCAGTATCCGGCGCCGGCCCCTTGA
- the hemC gene encoding hydroxymethylbilane synthase produces the protein MMSREIRIATRKSALALWQAEYVKARLEEAHPGLVVSLVPMVSKGDKLLDAPLAKIGGKGLFVKELETALLENEADIAVHSMKDVPMDFPEGLGLYCICEREDPRDAFVSNRFDSLDALPAGSVVGTSSLRRQAQLLARRPDLKIQFLRGNVNTRLAKLDAGEYDAIILAAAGLIRLGFEDRIRSSISVEDSLPAGGQGAVGIECRTSDREIHALLAPLHHPATALRVTAERALNKRLNGGCQVPIACYAVLEGEQLWLRGLVGQPDGGQLLRAEGRAAVADAEALGVRVADELLELGAGDILKAVYGEAGHP, from the coding sequence ATCATGTCCCGCGAGATCCGCATCGCCACCCGCAAGAGTGCCCTGGCCCTGTGGCAGGCCGAATACGTCAAAGCCCGTCTCGAGGAGGCCCATCCCGGTCTCGTGGTCAGCCTGGTGCCCATGGTCAGCAAGGGCGACAAGCTGCTCGATGCGCCATTGGCGAAGATCGGCGGCAAGGGGCTGTTCGTGAAGGAGCTGGAAACCGCCTTGCTGGAAAACGAGGCCGACATCGCCGTGCACTCCATGAAGGACGTGCCCATGGACTTCCCCGAAGGCCTTGGCCTGTACTGCATCTGCGAGCGCGAGGACCCGCGCGACGCCTTCGTCTCCAACCGCTTCGACAGCCTTGACGCCCTGCCTGCCGGCAGCGTGGTGGGGACGTCCAGCCTGCGCCGCCAGGCCCAGTTGCTGGCTCGCCGGCCGGACCTGAAAATCCAGTTCCTGCGCGGCAACGTGAACACTCGCCTGGCCAAGCTGGATGCCGGCGAGTACGACGCCATTATCCTCGCCGCCGCCGGCCTGATCCGCCTCGGTTTCGAGGATCGCATCCGCTCTTCCATCAGCGTAGAGGACAGCCTGCCGGCGGGCGGTCAGGGGGCCGTGGGCATCGAGTGCCGCACTTCCGACCGCGAAATCCATGCCCTGCTGGCCCCCCTTCACCACCCGGCCACCGCCCTGCGCGTCACCGCCGAGCGCGCCCTGAACAAGCGCCTGAACGGCGGCTGCCAGGTGCCCATCGCCTGCTACGCGGTGCTGGAAGGCGAGCAGCTCTGGCTGCGCGGTCTGGTGGGCCAGCCCGATGGCGGCCAACTGCTGCGCGCCGAAGGCCGCGCCGCTGTCGCCGATGCCGAGGCCCTGGGTGTCCGGGTCGCCGATGAGCTGCTGGAACTGGGCGCCGGGGACATCCTCAAGGCCGTCTACGGCGAGGCCGGTCACCCGTGA
- a CDS encoding LytR/AlgR family response regulator transcription factor: MNVLIVDDEPLARERLSRLVGDLEGYRVLEPAASNGEEALTLIDSLKPDVVLLDIRMPGLDGLQVAARLCEKEAPPAVIFCTAHDEFALEAFQVSAVGYLVKPVRSESLAEALKKAERPNRVQLAALTRPAAVSGSGPRSHISARTRKGIELIPLDQVIFFIADHKYVTLRHEHGEVLLDEPLKALEDEFGDRFVRIHRNALVARERIERLQRTPLGHFQLYLKGLNGDALTVSRRHVAGVRKLMNNL, from the coding sequence ATGAATGTCCTGATCGTCGACGATGAACCCCTTGCCCGCGAGCGCCTCAGCCGTCTGGTCGGTGATCTCGAGGGGTACCGTGTCCTGGAGCCTGCCGCCAGCAACGGCGAAGAGGCGCTCACCCTGATCGACAGCCTCAAGCCGGACGTCGTCCTGCTCGACATTCGCATGCCCGGCCTGGACGGGCTGCAGGTCGCCGCCAGGCTTTGCGAGAAGGAGGCGCCGCCGGCGGTGATCTTCTGCACGGCCCATGACGAGTTCGCCCTGGAGGCCTTCCAGGTCAGCGCCGTGGGCTACCTGGTCAAGCCCGTGCGCTCCGAGTCCCTGGCCGAGGCGCTGAAGAAGGCCGAGCGACCCAACCGTGTGCAACTCGCTGCGCTGACCCGTCCTGCCGCGGTCAGCGGGAGCGGTCCCCGAAGTCACATCAGCGCCCGTACCCGGAAAGGCATCGAACTGATCCCGCTGGACCAGGTGATCTTCTTCATCGCCGACCACAAGTACGTGACCCTGCGCCATGAGCATGGCGAAGTGCTGCTGGATGAGCCGTTGAAGGCGCTGGAGGACGAGTTCGGCGACCGTTTCGTGCGTATCCACCGCAATGCGCTGGTGGCCCGCGAGCGTATCGAGCGCCTGCAGCGCACGCCGCTGGGCCACTTCCAGTTGTACCTGAAGGGTCTCAATGGCGACGCCCTGACTGTCAGCCGCCGTCATGTCGCCGGCGTGCGGAAACTGATGAACAACCTCTGA
- a CDS encoding sensor histidine kinase, translating into MPKRLKKKARSSTANDDFFLPELCLPEALLGLVLLAELLVLVLVLAEPMLPSFNWVRLALTSLFVQWIVLLSAALLCQLRPLLARLRAALAGGLCCALVVGLTLAGTAVADYFDLGGPLPRDGEVNLYLRHGLISLIMSALLLRYFYLQSQWRKQQQAELKARIESLQARIRPHFLFNSLNSIASLVVIDPDKAEQAVLDLSDIFRASLAKPGTLVDWGEELELAKRYLSIEQYRLGERLQLDWQVDEVPDDLPIPQLTLQPLLENALIHGIQPRIEGGLVRIEADYRDGMFRLCVSNPYEEVQGQSPSRGTQQALRNIDARLTALFGPRASLSVERRDGRHFTCLRYPCARLTQEARAI; encoded by the coding sequence ATGCCGAAGCGCCTGAAAAAGAAAGCGCGATCCAGTACCGCCAACGACGATTTCTTCCTGCCGGAACTCTGCCTGCCCGAAGCCCTGCTCGGCCTGGTGCTGCTGGCGGAGTTGCTGGTACTGGTGCTGGTGCTGGCCGAGCCCATGCTGCCCAGCTTCAACTGGGTGCGCCTGGCCCTGACCTCCCTTTTCGTGCAATGGATCGTGCTGCTCTCCGCCGCGCTGCTGTGCCAGCTCCGACCGCTCCTGGCGCGCCTGCGCGCAGCGCTGGCGGGAGGGCTCTGCTGCGCCCTGGTGGTGGGCCTGACCCTGGCCGGCACCGCCGTGGCCGACTACTTCGACCTCGGCGGGCCGTTGCCGCGCGATGGTGAGGTCAACCTCTACCTGCGCCATGGCCTGATCAGCCTGATCATGTCGGCCCTGCTGCTGCGCTACTTCTACCTGCAGAGCCAGTGGCGCAAGCAACAGCAGGCCGAGCTCAAGGCGCGCATCGAGTCGCTGCAGGCGCGCATCCGCCCGCACTTTCTGTTCAACAGCCTGAACAGCATCGCCAGCCTGGTGGTGATCGACCCGGACAAGGCCGAGCAGGCGGTGCTCGACCTGTCGGACATCTTCCGTGCCAGCCTGGCCAAGCCCGGAACCCTGGTGGATTGGGGCGAGGAGCTGGAGCTGGCGAAACGATATCTTTCGATCGAGCAATATCGTCTCGGAGAACGGCTACAGTTGGATTGGCAGGTGGATGAAGTACCGGACGATCTGCCCATCCCCCAGTTGACGCTGCAGCCCTTGCTGGAAAATGCCCTGATCCATGGCATCCAGCCGCGCATCGAAGGGGGGCTGGTCCGGATCGAAGCGGATTACCGCGATGGCATGTTCCGGCTCTGCGTGAGCAACCCGTACGAAGAGGTCCAGGGACAGTCGCCATCGCGCGGAACCCAGCAGGCTCTGCGCAATATCGATGCGCGCCTGACGGCACTTTTCGGGCCGCGGGCGAGTCTCAGCGTGGAGCGCCGTGACGGCCGCCACTTCACCTGTCTACGCTATCCTTGTGCGAGACTCACGCAGGAAGCCCGTGCGATATGA